A stretch of the Malus sylvestris chromosome 10, drMalSylv7.2, whole genome shotgun sequence genome encodes the following:
- the LOC126585413 gene encoding pentatricopeptide repeat-containing protein At3g57430, chloroplastic, whose protein sequence is MSSSYTQLLTPLSGPLPSQPLSALQIHQPTTLKTHTLKPSPLLNPPTTTTGGGSAPKLASHSSRTPATWVETLRSQTRSNHFREAISTYIEMTLSGVAPDNFAFPAVLKAVTGIQDLNLGKQIHAHVVKFGYGLSSVTVANTLVNVYGKCGDIGDACKVFDGITDRDQVSWNSMIAALCRIEEWELALDAFRSMLLENMEPSSFTLVSVAHACSNLHKRDGLRLGKQVHAYSLRLSDWKTFTINALLAMYAKLGLVEYSRALFEMFEDCDMVSWNTMISSFSQNDQFMEALEFFRLMVLAGLKPDGVTVASVLPACSHLEMLDTGKEIHAYALRTTELRENSYVGSALVDMYCNCRQVGSGRQVFDAVLERKIPLWNAMITGYAQNEYDEEALKLFLEMYTASALFPNSTTMSSIVPACVRSESFADKESIHGYVIKRGLEKNRYVQNALVDMYSRLGKTVISEIIFNSMEAKDIVSWNTMITGYVISGRHGDALNLLCDMQRVEEKKNTDYTGYDNEKSIPLKPNSITFMTILPGCAALGALAKGKEIHAYAIRNLLAFDVAVGSALVDMYAKCGCIDLARTVFNQIPIKNVITWNVLIMAYGMHGRGEEALELLRDMVDEGRQNKEVRPNEVTFIALFAACSHSGMVDEGLNLFRKMKEDYGIEPAPDHYACVVDLLGRAGNVEEAYQLINSMPSQLDKAGAWSSLLGACRIHQNVEIGEVAANHLLQLEPDVASHYVLLSNIYSSSGFWEKAMDVRRKMRELGVRKEPGYSWIEFGDEVHKFLAGDLSHQQSRQLHEFLETLSEKMKREGYVPDTSCVLHNVDEEVKETLLCGHSEKLAIAFGILNTRPGTTIRVSKNLRVCNDCHTASKYISKITDREIILRDVRRFHHFKNGTCSCGDYW, encoded by the coding sequence ATGTCCTCCTCCTACACTCAACTGCTCACGCCTCTCTCTGGCCCCTTACCTTCCCAACCACTTTCTGCCCTCCAAATCCACCAACCCACAACTCTCAAAACACACACTCTAAAGCCCTCTCCTTTACTCAAcccacccaccaccaccaccggcGGCGGTTCTGCACCGAAACTCGCATCCCACTCCTCTCGCACTCCGGCCACATGGGTCGAGACCCTCCGCTCCCAAACCCGGTCCAATCATTTCCGAGAAGCCATTTCTACGTACATCGAAATGACTCTTTCAGGTGTGGCACCCGACAACTTTGCTTTCCCTGCAGTTCTGAAGGCCGTCACGGGGATTCAGGACTTGAATTTGGGGAAACAGATTCATGCCCATGTTGTGAAATTCGGGTATGGGTTATCCTCGGTGACCGTGGCTAATACCCTTGTAAATGTGTATGGGAAATGTGGAGATATTGGAGATGCATGCAAAGTGTTCGATGGAATAACTGACAGAGACCAAGTTTCTTGGAATTCCATGATTGCTGCGTTGTGTCGGATCGAGGAATGGGAACTCGCTCTCGATGCGTTTAGGTCGATGTTATTGGAGAATATGGAGCCTAGCTCCTTTACTTTGGTGAGTGTGGCACATGCTTGTTCGAATTTGCATAAGCGTGATGGATTGCGGCTTGGGAAGCAAGTTCATGCGTATAGTCTGAGATTGAGTGATTGGAAAACATTTACAATCAATGCTTTATTGGCAATGTATGCTAAATTAGGATTAGTTGAGTACTCGAGAGCTTTGTTTGAGATGTTTGAGGACTGTGACATGGTTTCGTGGAACACAATGATAAGTTCGTTCTCTCAGAACGACCAGTTTATGGAAGCATTAGAGTTCTTCCGCCTTATGGTTCTTGCAGGACTCAAACCAGATGGGGTTACAGTTGCAAGTGTTCTTCCGGCATGTTCTCATCTGGAGATGTTAGATACAGGGAAGGAAATTCATGCTTATGCCTTAAGAACCACTGAATTACGTGAAAATTCTTATGTTGGTAGTGCTTTAGTTGACATGTATTGCAACTGCCGACAAGTTGGAAGTGGTCGTCAAGTTTTTGACGCTGTCTTGGAGCGGAAAATTCCACTTTGGAATGCAATGATTACTGGCTATGCACAAAATGAGTACGATGAAGAGGCATTGAAACTGTTCCTTGAAATGTATACTGCCTCCGCGCTTTTCCCAAATTCCACCACAATGTCGAGTATTGTGCCAGCCTGTGTGCGGTCTGAATCATTCGCTGATAAAGAGAGTATCCACGGTTATGTAATAAAGAGGGGTCTGGAGAAGAACAGGTACGTGCAAAATGCACTTGTGGACATGTACTCCAGGTTAGGAAAGACAGTAATTTCAGAAATCATATTTAACAGCATGGAGGCAAAAGACATAGTGTCGTGGAATACCATGATCACTGGTTATGTTATTTCTGGACGCCATGGTGATGCGCTTAATCTGCTATGTGATATGCAAAGagtagaagaaaagaagaacacAGATTATACTGGTTATGACAATGAAAAAAGTATTCCTCTTAAACCAAATTCAATAACATTCATGACAATTCTTCCTGGTTGTGCTGCACTGGGAGCACTCGCTAAGGGGAAAGAGATCCATGCTTATGCTATTAGAAACTTATTGGCATTTGATGTTGCAGTAGGAAGTGCGCTGGTTGACATGTATGCGAAATGTGGCTGCATAGATTTAGCTAGAACTGTGTTTAATCAGATACCAATAAAGAATGTGATCACCTGGAATGTACTTATCATGGCTTATGGAATGCACGGGAGAGGGGAGGAAGCATTAGAACTACTTAGGGATATGGTGGATGAaggaagacaaaacaaagaggTAAGGCCTAATGAAGTTACGTTCATTGCACTTTTTGCTGCGTGTAGTCATTCTGGGATGGTTGATGAAGGCCTGAATTTGTTCCGAAAAATGAAAGAGGACTATGGAATTGAACCTGCACCAGACCATTATGCTTGTGTTGTAGACTTGCTTGGTCGGGCTGGTAATGTGGAGGAAGCATATCAACTCATCAACTCTATGCCTTCTCAACTCGATAAAGCAGGTGCTTGGAGTAGCTTGCTTGGTGCTTGTCGAATTCACCAGAATGTAGAGATTGGAGAAGTTGCAGCTAATCATCTCCTGCAGTTGGAGCCTGATGTGGCTAGTCACTACGTTCTACTCTCTAATATCTACTCATCTTCCGGATTCTGGGAAAAGGCAATGGATGTTCGGAGAAAGATGAGGGAATTGGGAGTGAGAAAAGAACCTGGTTATAGTTGGATTGAGTTTGGCGATGAGGTTCATAAATTTTTGGCTGGAGATTTGTCACACCAACAAAGCAGGCAGCTCCATGAATTTCTCGAAACCCTGTCAGAAAAGATGAAAAGGGAGGGTTATGTGCCTGATACTTCTTGTGTACTTCACAATGTTGACGAGGAGGTGAAGGAAACTCTACTCTGTGGGCATAGCGAGAAACTGgcaatagcatttggcattctCAATACGCGTCCCGGGACTACCATTAGAGTTTCCAAGAACCTTCGAGTTTGTAATGACTGCCACACTGCGTCAAAGTATATCTCAAAGATTACGGACAGGGAGATCATTCTAAGAGACGTAAGAAGGTTCCATCACTTTAAAAATGGAACTTGTTCATGCGGAGATTATTGGTAA
- the LOC126584754 gene encoding cationic amino acid transporter 5-like, with product MGSMEVVGEDVQPRSYWRCSKQDFLPEESFQNWSTYGAALSQTGHRFKNRLLSRSNDNDEIRELRKQSENDMKRCLTWWDLIWFGFGSVIGAGIFVLTGQETHKHAGPAIVLSYVASGISAMLSVFCYTEFSVEVPVAGGAFAYLRIELGDFVAFITAGNILLESIVGSAAVARAWTSYFTTLLNRPSNSLRIHTNLAEGFNLLDPIAVAVLAIAATIAMISTRKTSYLNWIASAVNNVIILFVIVAAFVHAKPSNLKPFFPFGAKGVFQAAAIVYFAYGGFDNIATMAEETKNPSRDIPLGLLGSMTIITVVYCLMALSLPMMQKYTDIDPNAAYSVAFQSVGMTWAKYLVAFGALKGMTTVLLVGTLGQARYITHIARAHMIPPWFALVHPKTGTPINATVMIAIASGCIAFFSSLDVLASLLSVSTLFIFMMMAVALLVRRYYVREITPQQHLLKLVSFLVIIIASSMGTSAYWGLNPNGWVGYVVTVPLWFFGTLAMAVFLPQQRSPKVWGVPLVPWLPSLSIATNIFLMGSLGPEAFERFGICTVVMLIYYVFFGLHATYDMAHKQDTPESLKVDGGNIREKAEP from the coding sequence ATGGGTTCCATGGAAGTAGTGGGTGAAGATGTCCAGCCGAGAAGTTACTGGAGATGCAGCAAACAAGATTTCCTGCCCGAAGAATCCTTTCAGAATTGGAGCACATACGGAGCGGCCCTGTCACAAACAGGCCACAGGTTCAAGAACCGTCTCCTCAGCAGATCGAATGACAACGATGAGATTCGGGAGCTTCGGAAGCAAAGCGAGAACGACATGAAGCGCTGCCTCACGTGGTGGGATCTCATCTGGTTCGGGTTTGGTTCGGTCATTGGTGCAGGCATCTTTGTGCTTACTGGCCAAGAAACTCATAAGCATGCTGGACCGGCTATTGTCTTGTCCTACGTTGCGTCTGGTATCTCGGCAATGCTCTCTGTATTCTGCTACACAGAGTTTTCGGTAGAAGTCCCGGTGGCTGGCGGAGCTTTTGCTTACCTGCGGATAGAACTGGGGGACTTTGTTGCATTCATAACAGCAGGAAACATACTTCTAGAGAGCATTGTCGGAAGTGCAGCAGTTGCTAGAGCATGGACTTCTTACTTCACAACGCTCTTGAATCGTCCTTCCAACTCGCTACGCATCCACACAAATCTGGCGGAGGGGTTCAATCTGCTGGACCCGATAGCCGTCGCTGTACTAGCAATAGctgcaacaattgcaatgatcagCACAAGGAAGACCTCTTACTTGAACTGGATAGCATCTGCAGTCAATAACGTTATAATTTTGTTTGTGATAGTTGCAGCGTTTGTCCACGCCAAGCCGTCGAATTTGAAGCCCTTTTTTCCCTTTGGGGCCAAAGGAGTCTTTCAGGCAGCTGCAATTGTTTACTTTGCTTATGGAGGATTTGACAATATCGCCACCATGgctgaagaaacaaaaaatccaTCCAGAGACATACCGCTGGGATTGCTTGGATCAATGACAATCATCACCGTCGTATACTGTTTAATGGCACTTTCACTGCCTATGATGCAGAAATACACAGATATAGACCCAAATGCAGCCTACTCTGTGGCATTTCAAAGCGTTGGCATGACATGGGCCAAGTACCTGGTAGCTTTTGGTGCGCTTAAGGGAATGACCACTGTTCTACTGGTTGGGACACTTGGACAGGCACGGTATATCACTCATATTGCACGAGCCCACATGATTCCACCATGGTTTGCTCTTGTTCATCCAAAGACAGGAACCCCCATAAACGCTACAGTTATGATTGCCATCGCAAGTGGCTGCATCGCTTTCTTTTCGAGCTTGGATGTCTTGGCAAGCCTGTTATCAGTGAGCACGCTCTTTATCTTCATGATGATGGCAGTCGCACTTCTAGTGAGGAGATACTATGTGAGAGAAATCACCCCACAACAACACCTCTTGAAGCTAGTAAGTTTCTTGGTGATCATTATTGCTTCCTCAATGGGGACTTCAGCTTACTGGGGGCTGAATCCCAACGGTTGGGTTGGCTACGTCGTGACGGTTCCTCTTTGGTTCTTTGGGACTTTGGCGATGGCGGTGTTTTTACCTCAACAAAGGTCACCAAAAGTTTGGGGAGTTCCGCTGGTTCCTTGGTTGCCATCCTTGTCAATAGCGACAAACATCTTCCTTATGGGATCCTTGGGTCCTGAAGCTTTTGAAAGATTTGGAATCTGTACTGTGGTAATGCTTATTTACTACGTCTTCTTTGGTCTGCATGCAACTTACGATATGGCGCATAAGCAAGACACGCCAGAATCCCTGAAAGTCGATGGCGGCAATATCAGAGAGAAGGCAGAGCCTTGA
- the LOC126584753 gene encoding pentatricopeptide repeat-containing protein At4g20090-like isoform X1, translating to MPKCSTYYSKLLGSSIPQGVWKLGLYAIPPCELLTSSLLSHYSVVAIPSNQTLEAEPVNNDEIQPPISDEMFRKGAKLGSYRSGDSTFYSLIENYANSGDFRSLEQVLDRMKRERRVFIEKSFILMFRAFGKAHLPNKAVELFYRMVDEFQCRRTVKSFNSVLNVIIQEGHYSHAIEFYSRVVGTANMNISPNVLSYNLIIKAVCKFGLVDRAVELFREMPSRNCTPDVFTYCTLMDGLCKDNRIDEAVFLLDEMQIEGCLPSPMTFNVLINALCKKGDLARAAKLVDNMFLKGCVPNEVTYNTLIHGLCLKGKLDKAVSLLDRMISNKCVPNDVTYGTIINGLVKQGRAVDGAQVLISMEERGRHANEYIYSVLLSGLFKEGKSDDAMTLWKEMMEKGCKPNTVVYSALIDGLCREGKPDEAKEVFCEMVSNGYMPNSFTYSSLMRGFFQTGQSQKAIRLWNDMANKNFMHNEVCYSVLIHGLCKDGQLKEALMAWQKMLGSGHKPDVVAYSSMIHGLCNDGLVEQGLKLFNEMLCQEPECQPDVITFNILFDAICKQSNISLAIDILNRMLDRGCDPDSVTCDIFLRTLREKLNPPQDGREFLNELVVRLFKQQRIVGASQIVEVMLKKFLPPKASVWTKVVQELCKPKKVRAAIDKCWSSLYC from the coding sequence ATGCCAAAATGCTCAACTTACTACTCGAAGCTCCTCGGCAGCTCAATCCCACAGGGCGTTTGGAAGCTGGGTCTTTATGCAATCCCGCCATGTGAGTTGTTAACTTCTTCACTTCTCTCTCACTATTCAGTTGTTGCAATTCCATCCAACCAAACTCTCGAAGCCGAACCTGTAAACAATGACGAAATCCAGCCCCCAATTTCTGATGAAATGTTCAGGAAAGGTGCCAAATTGGGTTCTTACAGATCGGGTGATTCGACATTTTATTCACTCATTGAGAATTACGCGAATTCGGGTGATTTTCGGTCCTTGGAGCAGGTTTTGGATCGAATGAAGAGGGAAAGGCGGGTTTTCATTGAGAAGAGTTTTATTCTGATGTTTAGAGCTTTTGGAAAAGCGCATTTGCCCAATAAAGCTGTAGAATTGTTTTACAGAATGGTGGATGAATTTCAGTGTAGACGAACTGTTAAGTCGTTTAATTCGGTTCTTAATGTCATTATACAGGAGGGCCATTATTCTCATGCTATAGAGTTTTATTCCCGTGTTGTTGGTACTGCAAACATGAACATTTCGCCCAATGTACTCAGTTATAATCTGATTATCAAGGCCGTGTGTAAGTTTGGATTGGTTGATAGAGCGGTCGAATTGTTTAGAGAAATGCCGAGTAGGAATTGCACTCCTGATGTTTTCACGTATTGTACATTGATGGATGGGTTATGCAAGGATAATAGGATTGACGAAGCGGTTTTTTTGTTGGATGAAATGCAAATTGAGGGGTGCTTGCCGAGTCCTATGACTTTTAATGTGTTAATAAACGCATTGTGCAAGAAGGGTGACTTGGCACGTGCAGCGAAGCTTGTTGATAATATGTTTCTCAAAGGCTGTGTTCCAAATGAAGTCACTTATAACACCCTTATTCATGGTTTGTGTCTCAAGGGTAAGTTGGACAAGGCAGTTAGTCTTTTGGATCGAATGATTTCAAATAAATGTGTGCCTAATGATGTGACATACGGAACAATCATCAATGGACTTGTTAAGCAAGGACGAGCAGTTGATGGGGCTCAAGTGTTGATCTCTATGGAGGAAAGAGGGCGTCATGCAAATGAGTATATTTATTCGGTCCTTCTTAGTGGACTGTTCAAGGAGGGAAAATCTGATGATGCAATGACATTGTGGAAGGAGATGATGGAGAAGGGATGTAAACCCAACACTGTTGTCTATAGTGCTCTGATAGATGGCCTTTGTCGAGAAGGAAAACCAGATGAAGCCAAGGAAGTATTCTGTGAGATGGTGAGTAATGGTTACATGCCCAATTCCTTCACTTATAGCTCCTTAATGAGGGGGTTCTTTCAGACGGGTCAGAGTCAAAAAGCCATTCGTTTGTGGAATGATATGGCAAACAAGAATTTTATGCATAATGAGGTGTGTTACAGTGTCCTAATTCATGGTTTATGCAAGGATGGGCAACTCAAAGAGGCCCTGATGGCGTGGCAGAAGATGTTGGGAAGTGGACATAAACCTGATGTTGTGGCTTATAGTTCAATGATTCATGGCCTTTGCAATGATGGTTTGGTTGAGCAGGGTTTGAAACTTTTCAATGAAATGCTTTGTCAGGAGCCTGAATGTCAACCAGATGTTATCACTTTTAACATACTTTTCGATGCTATCTGCAAGCAGAGTAATATCTCCCTTGCCATTGATATTTTAAATAGAATGCTGGATAGGGGTTGTGATCCCGATTCAGTTACGTGTGACATCTTCCTGAGAACTTTGAGAGAAAAGCTCAACCCGCCTCAAGATGGAAGGGAGTTCCTAAATGAGCTTGTTGTCCGTCTTTTTAAGCAGCAGAGGATAGTAGGTGCTTCCCAGATTGTGGAAGTAATGCTTAAAAAGTTTTTGCCACCCAAAGCCTCTGTGTGGACAAAAGTTGTGCAAGAGCTTTGCAAGCCTAAGAAGGTTAGAGCAGCCATTGACAAATGTTGGAGCAGCCTATATTGCTAG
- the LOC126584753 gene encoding pentatricopeptide repeat-containing protein At4g20090-like isoform X2, with translation MPKCSTYYSKLLGSSIPQGVWKLGLYAIPPCELLTSSLLSHYSVVAIPSNQTLEAEPVNNDEIQPPISDEMFRKGAKLGSYRSGDSTFYSLIENYANSGDFRSLEQVLDRMKRERRVFIEKSFILMFRAFGKAHLPNKAVELFYRMVDEFQCRRTVKSFNSVLNVIIQEGHYSHAIEFYSRVVGTANMNISPNVLSYNLIIKAVCKFGLVDRAVELFREMPSRNCTPDVFTYCTLMDGLCKDNRIDEAVFLLDEMQIEGCLPSPMTFNVLINALCKKGDLARAAKLVDNMFLKGCVPNEVTYNTLIHGLCLKGKLDKAVSLLDRMISNKCVPNDVTYGTIINGLVKQGRAVDGAQVLISMEERGRHANEYIYSVLLSGLFKEGKSDDAMTLWKEMMEKGCKPNTVVYSALIDGLCREGKPDEAKEVFCEMVSNGYMPNSFTYSSLMRGFFQTGQSQKAIRLWNDMANKNFMHNEVCYSVLIHGLCKDGQLKEALMAWQKMLGSGHKPDVVAYSSMIHGLCNDGLVEQGLKLFNEMLCQEPECQPDVITFNILFDAICKQSNISLAIDILNRMLDRGCDPDSVTCDIFLRTLREKLNPPQDGREFLNELVVRLFKQQRIVGASQIVEVMLKKFLPPKASVWTKVVQELCKPKKFLSIVLEKETIYWK, from the exons ATGCCAAAATGCTCAACTTACTACTCGAAGCTCCTCGGCAGCTCAATCCCACAGGGCGTTTGGAAGCTGGGTCTTTATGCAATCCCGCCATGTGAGTTGTTAACTTCTTCACTTCTCTCTCACTATTCAGTTGTTGCAATTCCATCCAACCAAACTCTCGAAGCCGAACCTGTAAACAATGACGAAATCCAGCCCCCAATTTCTGATGAAATGTTCAGGAAAGGTGCCAAATTGGGTTCTTACAGATCGGGTGATTCGACATTTTATTCACTCATTGAGAATTACGCGAATTCGGGTGATTTTCGGTCCTTGGAGCAGGTTTTGGATCGAATGAAGAGGGAAAGGCGGGTTTTCATTGAGAAGAGTTTTATTCTGATGTTTAGAGCTTTTGGAAAAGCGCATTTGCCCAATAAAGCTGTAGAATTGTTTTACAGAATGGTGGATGAATTTCAGTGTAGACGAACTGTTAAGTCGTTTAATTCGGTTCTTAATGTCATTATACAGGAGGGCCATTATTCTCATGCTATAGAGTTTTATTCCCGTGTTGTTGGTACTGCAAACATGAACATTTCGCCCAATGTACTCAGTTATAATCTGATTATCAAGGCCGTGTGTAAGTTTGGATTGGTTGATAGAGCGGTCGAATTGTTTAGAGAAATGCCGAGTAGGAATTGCACTCCTGATGTTTTCACGTATTGTACATTGATGGATGGGTTATGCAAGGATAATAGGATTGACGAAGCGGTTTTTTTGTTGGATGAAATGCAAATTGAGGGGTGCTTGCCGAGTCCTATGACTTTTAATGTGTTAATAAACGCATTGTGCAAGAAGGGTGACTTGGCACGTGCAGCGAAGCTTGTTGATAATATGTTTCTCAAAGGCTGTGTTCCAAATGAAGTCACTTATAACACCCTTATTCATGGTTTGTGTCTCAAGGGTAAGTTGGACAAGGCAGTTAGTCTTTTGGATCGAATGATTTCAAATAAATGTGTGCCTAATGATGTGACATACGGAACAATCATCAATGGACTTGTTAAGCAAGGACGAGCAGTTGATGGGGCTCAAGTGTTGATCTCTATGGAGGAAAGAGGGCGTCATGCAAATGAGTATATTTATTCGGTCCTTCTTAGTGGACTGTTCAAGGAGGGAAAATCTGATGATGCAATGACATTGTGGAAGGAGATGATGGAGAAGGGATGTAAACCCAACACTGTTGTCTATAGTGCTCTGATAGATGGCCTTTGTCGAGAAGGAAAACCAGATGAAGCCAAGGAAGTATTCTGTGAGATGGTGAGTAATGGTTACATGCCCAATTCCTTCACTTATAGCTCCTTAATGAGGGGGTTCTTTCAGACGGGTCAGAGTCAAAAAGCCATTCGTTTGTGGAATGATATGGCAAACAAGAATTTTATGCATAATGAGGTGTGTTACAGTGTCCTAATTCATGGTTTATGCAAGGATGGGCAACTCAAAGAGGCCCTGATGGCGTGGCAGAAGATGTTGGGAAGTGGACATAAACCTGATGTTGTGGCTTATAGTTCAATGATTCATGGCCTTTGCAATGATGGTTTGGTTGAGCAGGGTTTGAAACTTTTCAATGAAATGCTTTGTCAGGAGCCTGAATGTCAACCAGATGTTATCACTTTTAACATACTTTTCGATGCTATCTGCAAGCAGAGTAATATCTCCCTTGCCATTGATATTTTAAATAGAATGCTGGATAGGGGTTGTGATCCCGATTCAGTTACGTGTGACATCTTCCTGAGAACTTTGAGAGAAAAGCTCAACCCGCCTCAAGATGGAAGGGAGTTCCTAAATGAGCTTGTTGTCCGTCTTTTTAAGCAGCAGAGGATAGTAGGTGCTTCCCAGATTGTGGAAGTAATGCTTAAAAAGTTTTTGCCACCCAAAGCCTCTGTGTGGACAAAAGTTGTGCAAGAGCTTTGCAAGCCTAAGAAG TTTCTGTCCATTGTTTTGGAGAAGGAAACCATCTATTGGAAATAA
- the LOC126584755 gene encoding uncharacterized protein LOC126584755 isoform X2, with product MKIVGWIAKCRACLIFPICFGCTGFRWDRQWLIVNSKGRAYTQRVEPKLALVEVELPNEAFVEGWEPTKSSYLVLKAPGMDVLKVSLSAPREKADGVSMWEWSGSALDEGDAASKWFSDYIGKPSRLVRFNTVSETRPVEPEYAPGYKTMFSDKYPYMLISQGSMDALNQLLREPIPINRFRPNILVDGCEPFSEDLWTEIKIDKLTFLGVKLCSRCKVPTINQDTGIAGPEPNNTLNKIRSDTVLRPTRKQQGKVYFGQNLVCKSFLTGQKGNVVTVGDLVYVLNKVSSTDEAAA from the exons ATGAAGATTGTTGGTTGGATTGCGAAGTGCAGGGCATGTTTGATTTTTCCAATATGTTTTGGATGTACAGGATTTCGATGGGATCGGCAGTGGTTAATTGTAAACTCCAAGGGAAGGGCATATACTCAAAGAGTTGAACCAAAGCTTGCTTTGGTCGAGGTAGAGCTGCCAAATGAGGCGTTTGTCGAGGGTTGGGAACCTACCAAAAGCTCTTATCTAG TACTGAAAGCACCTGGCATGGATGTACTTAAGGTTTCGTTAAGTGCACCGCGAGAAAAAGCAGATGGGGTTTCCATGTGGGAATGGTCTGGTTCTGCATTAGATGAAGGAGATGCTGCGTCAAAATGGTTTTCAGATTATATTGGGAAACCCAGTCGACTTGTTCGCTTTAATACAG TTTCAGAAACTAGGCCTGTGGAACCCGAATACGCTCCAGGATACAAAACCATGTTCTCCGACAAATATCCTTACATGCTAATATCTCAG GGATCAATGGATGCACTTAATCAGCTTCTGAGGGAACCCATACCAATTAACCGTTTTAGACCcaa TATTCTTGTTGATGGTTGCGAACCATTTTCTGAGGACTTGTGGACAGAAATCAAAATAGACAAACTCACATTTCTCGGTGTCAAGCTATGCTCTCGTTGTAAG GTACCTACGATCAATCAAGACACTGGCATTGCAGGGCCTGAGCCAAATAACACTCTTAATAAAATCCGATCTGATACAGTTTTGCGTCCAACGCGAAAACAGCAAGGAAAG GTCTACTTTGGGCAGAACCTAGTCTGCAAAAGCTTCCTTACTGGGCAGAAGGGAAATGTCGTAACGGTTGGAGATCTGGTTTATGTCCTAAACAAAGTCTCTTCTACTGATGAAGCAGCAGCATGA
- the LOC126585420 gene encoding uncharacterized protein LOC126585420: MATGGLKSMLVAAVSTGVTEARARIFGHILNPTGQRSAHKILRKKLIGEKVAQWYPYDIKKDDPRIMAMEEQERLSKLEMLKRRGKGPPKKGQGRRAAKRNKK, from the exons ATGGCTACTGGTGGTCTAAAGAGCATGTTGGTTGCGGCAGTCAGTACTGGGGTGACTGAGGCTAGGGCGAGGATATTCGGGCACATACTTAACCCAACCGGCCAGAGATCTGCCCATAAGATTTTGCGCAAGAAGTTGATTGGTGAGAAAGTTGCCCAGTGGTACCCATATGACATCAAGAAAGATGACCCCCGAATCATGGCTATGGAAGAACAAGA GCGCTTATCCAAGCTCGAAATGTTGAAACGTCGAGGAAAGGGACCACCGAAGAAGGGTCAAGGAAGGCGTGCTGCCAAGCGTAACAAAAAGTAG
- the LOC126584755 gene encoding uncharacterized protein LOC126584755 isoform X1, giving the protein MEKAGAAEAIAKVSSIFIYPVKSCRGISVSQAPLTPTGFRWDRQWLIVNSKGRAYTQRVEPKLALVEVELPNEAFVEGWEPTKSSYLVLKAPGMDVLKVSLSAPREKADGVSMWEWSGSALDEGDAASKWFSDYIGKPSRLVRFNTVSETRPVEPEYAPGYKTMFSDKYPYMLISQGSMDALNQLLREPIPINRFRPNILVDGCEPFSEDLWTEIKIDKLTFLGVKLCSRCKVPTINQDTGIAGPEPNNTLNKIRSDTVLRPTRKQQGKVYFGQNLVCKSFLTGQKGNVVTVGDLVYVLNKVSSTDEAAA; this is encoded by the exons atggaGAAGGCAGGAGCAGCAGAAGCCATAGCCAAGGTCTCATCAATCTTCATATACCCAGTAAAATCATGCCGTGGAATTTCAGTGTCCCAAGCTCCTCTCACTCCAACTG GATTTCGATGGGATCGGCAGTGGTTAATTGTAAACTCCAAGGGAAGGGCATATACTCAAAGAGTTGAACCAAAGCTTGCTTTGGTCGAGGTAGAGCTGCCAAATGAGGCGTTTGTCGAGGGTTGGGAACCTACCAAAAGCTCTTATCTAG TACTGAAAGCACCTGGCATGGATGTACTTAAGGTTTCGTTAAGTGCACCGCGAGAAAAAGCAGATGGGGTTTCCATGTGGGAATGGTCTGGTTCTGCATTAGATGAAGGAGATGCTGCGTCAAAATGGTTTTCAGATTATATTGGGAAACCCAGTCGACTTGTTCGCTTTAATACAG TTTCAGAAACTAGGCCTGTGGAACCCGAATACGCTCCAGGATACAAAACCATGTTCTCCGACAAATATCCTTACATGCTAATATCTCAG GGATCAATGGATGCACTTAATCAGCTTCTGAGGGAACCCATACCAATTAACCGTTTTAGACCcaa TATTCTTGTTGATGGTTGCGAACCATTTTCTGAGGACTTGTGGACAGAAATCAAAATAGACAAACTCACATTTCTCGGTGTCAAGCTATGCTCTCGTTGTAAG GTACCTACGATCAATCAAGACACTGGCATTGCAGGGCCTGAGCCAAATAACACTCTTAATAAAATCCGATCTGATACAGTTTTGCGTCCAACGCGAAAACAGCAAGGAAAG GTCTACTTTGGGCAGAACCTAGTCTGCAAAAGCTTCCTTACTGGGCAGAAGGGAAATGTCGTAACGGTTGGAGATCTGGTTTATGTCCTAAACAAAGTCTCTTCTACTGATGAAGCAGCAGCATGA